CGGATCGCGATGTCCGCGCTCGTCAAGCGGAAACGGCGCCGCATCAACTCGCCGGTTTCCCGTGCGACGGTGCGCGAGATGCACCAGAGCTCGTCCGCATGCACGGCGAGCGTCGACAACCAATGCCGGAACGAACGCCGCGCGCGTGGCGTGAACCAGTGCGGATGCTGGAGCGGCAGCAGATCGTAGACGATGAACGCGCAGCGCACGCCTTGCCGCTTCCACGCGAGCAGGTCGCGCTGCCGTCGCGCTACGATGCGGCTCGTCAGGTCGAGGCCCAAGAATACGTCGCCGTTCCGAACGCGCACGATTTCGCCCGGCGCGTGCGGCGCGGTGCGCTGCGGCTCGCCCGCATTCGGCGCGAGAAAGCGGTCCGCATAGCGATAGCGCGTCTTGCGCGTCGCGCGGATCGGGCGCACGTCGAAGCCATCGGGCGGCGAGCGCAGCAATTGCGTGAGGAGCGAGCGGACGACGCGCTGAATACCCGTGCCCGCGTCATGCGCGGCGATGATCGACACGTCGACGAGCAGTTGCCGCCGCTGCGCATCGGGCGAGCACGCCGCTTCGCGGCCGCATGCGCCCACCGCGCGCCGCGCCGCGCGCGCGAGGCGCGGCGCGCCCCAGATCGCGGCGGATTGCAGGACGGCGGCTTTCAGCGTCCGGCTCAAGCTTCGGACGCCGGCGCGGCGCGCGTCATCATGCGGTGCTTTCCTGATAGAACGTGTACGCATCTTCGACCGAGTCGAACGAATGCAGCTTGCCTTCGATCAGCACGGATGCGCGGTCGCAATGCTGCCGGATGTAGCTCGCGTCGTGGCTCACGATGATGAGCGCGCGATCCTTGCGCTGCTCGAACAACTCGTGGTGACACTTCGCGTGAAAGCGGCTGTCGCCGACGGCGACGATCTCGTCGATCAGGAAGCAGTCGAACTCGATCGCCATCGAGATCGCGAACGCGAGACGCGCGCGCATCCCGGCCGAGTAGCTCTTGACCGGTTCGCGCAGGTAGTAGCCGAGCTCCGAGAATTCCTGCACGAACGGTTCGGCCGCCTTCGGATCGGCGCCGTAGACGCGGCAGATGAAGCGCAGATTGTCCATGCCGGTCAGGCTGCCCTGGAACGCGCCGCCGAACGCAAGCGGCCAGGACACGTTCATGCTGCGCCGGATGCGGCCCTCCGTCGGCAACTCCGCACCGCTGATCATCCGGATCAGCGTCGACTTGCCGGCGCCGTTGCGCCCGAGGATGCCGACCTTCTCGCCTTGCTTCACGCGCAGGTCGATCCGGTTCAGCACGCGGCGCATGCCTTGCCGCGTGTGATAGTCCTTGCAGACCCGCTCGAGCTCGATCATTCCGGCTCCACCTTGCGGCCCGCGTCGCGCACGCAGTACAGGCCGATCAGCAGCAGGATCAAGTCGCTGAACACCATGTAGCGGATGCTGTAGTGCGGCGTGACGAGCGAGCCGAAGTAGCCGCCGCGCAGCATTTCGGTGCCGTGCACCATCGGCAGCAACAGCACGGCTTTCTGGAATTTCTCGGGCAGCCACGACACCATGAAGATCGAGCCCGACAGCGGAAACATCAGGTAGGCGACCGTGTGCCAGATACGCTCGACCGCCTCGCTGCGCTCGGACAGCGCGCCGATGATGAGCGCGAGGCCGGAGCCGAACACGGCGAGATGCAGCCATGCGCCGAGGATCATCATCATGTTTTCGGGCGGATGCATCATGCCCGCGATGATGAAGAAGATCGTCAGGAACGTAAATGACATCGTCGCACCGGAGATCTCGAGCAGCAGGCGTGCGAAGAAGAAGTCGATCACGCGCACGTTGCGGTGATAGAGGAGCGCCTGGTTCGGCAAGATCGCGAGCGCGCAGCGGTTCGCGCAGTTGCGCCACAGCAGCACGGGCGAGTAGCCCGTCACAGCAAACGCGGTGATCGGCAGCGTCGAGCCGTGCGTCGCTTTCGTCATCGTCCAGAGGCCGAGCACGCCGAGCGTGAACATCATCGGCTCGAAGAAGATCCACAGGAAGCCGATGTTGTGGCGGCCGAAGCGCGTCAGGATCTCGCGCATCAGCAGCGCGCCGACGACGCGCGCCTGGATCGCGAGCGAACGGGCGAACGGAGTGTCGTGATGTGCCATTGCCGGCCGGTCTCAGTCGTGGTGCTCGCGCACGCCGGCGAGCAGGAGGCTCAGGATGCCCCATGCGATCATGCCGAGCGCAAATACCTCGAAGATCGATTTGAGCCGCTTCGGCTCGATCGCGATGTCCGGCTTGTTCGGCTGGACGAGACGCTCCAGATAGAGCTGCTGGCGCTGGGCCTCGGCGCGCGCGGTTTCCATTGCCGCGAGGGCGGAGGCGAGCTGCTTGTCGGCGAACTGCGAATCCAGTTGCAGCCGCGTGTAGCTCGCCGCCTTGTTCGACAGCGAGTTCTTTCCGCCCGCGACGCCGCCCGTTGCTTCCTTGATCTGCTTCTCGAGCTCCGAGATGCTGTTCTTCAGGACCGAGATTTGCGGGTTCTGCGGCGAGATCAGTTGCAGTTGCCGGAGTTGCGTCTGCGCGGAGAAAAGTTGCGACTGCAGGCTCGTCACCTGTTGCAACTGCAGCGCGGACTGCTTTTCTGGATCGAACACGGCGTTCGAGTTTCGGTACGCGGCGAGCGCGACCGCCGCTTCCTTCGCCTTCGCGGCGGCTGCGTCGACTTGCCGCTGCGCGAAGCTTACGGTGTCCTTCGCGGCGCGCTCGTTCATCCGGTTGACGAGCTGCTCGCCCAGGTCGAGCAGCTCGGTGTTGATCTTCTGCGCGTCGTCCGCCGTGTAGCCGCGCACCTGCAGCGTCGCGATCCCCGAAGACGGCTCGAGATTCACGTTCACGATCCGCTTGCCGTAGTACTTCCACAGCGATTCGAAGCTGCCGTCGAGCGTTGCGTTGAAGTGGCCGATGATGTCGCCGCGCTTCGAGTACGCGTCGAGCACGTAGTTGTCGCGGTTCAGCGCCGCGAGCGCGTCGCGCGACTGGATGTAGTCGATGACGGGATACGTGTCGTCCTGTCCGCGGCCGAAACCCGTGCCCTGCAACAGCGCGCCGACGACGCTCGGCTGCGCCGCGCGCTGCGCGCTGCGCACGACGAAGCGCGATTCGGACACATAGATGTCGGAGGCGA
Above is a window of Burkholderia thailandensis E264 DNA encoding:
- a CDS encoding ABC transporter ATP-binding protein — translated: MIELERVCKDYHTRQGMRRVLNRIDLRVKQGEKVGILGRNGAGKSTLIRMISGAELPTEGRIRRSMNVSWPLAFGGAFQGSLTGMDNLRFICRVYGADPKAAEPFVQEFSELGYYLREPVKSYSAGMRARLAFAISMAIEFDCFLIDEIVAVGDSRFHAKCHHELFEQRKDRALIIVSHDASYIRQHCDRASVLIEGKLHSFDSVEDAYTFYQESTA
- a CDS encoding glycosyltransferase family 4 protein, with protein sequence MSRTLKAAVLQSAAIWGAPRLARAARRAVGACGREAACSPDAQRRQLLVDVSIIAAHDAGTGIQRVVRSLLTQLLRSPPDGFDVRPIRATRKTRYRYADRFLAPNAGEPQRTAPHAPGEIVRVRNGDVFLGLDLTSRIVARRQRDLLAWKRQGVRCAFIVYDLLPLQHPHWFTPRARRSFRHWLSTLAVHADELWCISRTVARETGELMRRRFRLTSADIAIRSFDLGAETLGQAHAAPASTPAQSGPCRGAARPLLLMVGTIEPRKGHAQVLDAFDALWRDGAEVTLVVVGAPGWHVEPIVQRLRRHVQNGKQLFWLHDADDVRLEALYAQADGLVMASEAEGFGLPIVEAARHGKPLFLRELDVFREVAGNHATYFRATDGGALARELSAWLARLAAGTAPTSTGIEPITWSASADQLKALVATLAEAS
- a CDS encoding ABC transporter permease, which codes for MAHHDTPFARSLAIQARVVGALLMREILTRFGRHNIGFLWIFFEPMMFTLGVLGLWTMTKATHGSTLPITAFAVTGYSPVLLWRNCANRCALAILPNQALLYHRNVRVIDFFFARLLLEISGATMSFTFLTIFFIIAGMMHPPENMMMILGAWLHLAVFGSGLALIIGALSERSEAVERIWHTVAYLMFPLSGSIFMVSWLPEKFQKAVLLLPMVHGTEMLRGGYFGSLVTPHYSIRYMVFSDLILLLIGLYCVRDAGRKVEPE
- a CDS encoding capsule polysaccharide export protein, giving the protein MENVSGSASAPTAGKRTNLIGRLKGLNKLFVLTVAAPTLVATLYYGLIASDIYVSESRFVVRSAQRAAQPSVVGALLQGTGFGRGQDDTYPVIDYIQSRDALAALNRDNYVLDAYSKRGDIIGHFNATLDGSFESLWKYYGKRIVNVNLEPSSGIATLQVRGYTADDAQKINTELLDLGEQLVNRMNERAAKDTVSFAQRQVDAAAAKAKEAAVALAAYRNSNAVFDPEKQSALQLQQVTSLQSQLFSAQTQLRQLQLISPQNPQISVLKNSISELEKQIKEATGGVAGGKNSLSNKAASYTRLQLDSQFADKQLASALAAMETARAEAQRQQLYLERLVQPNKPDIAIEPKRLKSIFEVFALGMIAWGILSLLLAGVREHHD